atgaaataaaactgaaCTGAAATGGAATTTTGCTCCAAGATATTCAATATAACGTGTAAACTACGATGTAAAAATAGCTTTTGATGTGACTTCTGTATTCCAAAAGTGGAATTCGTTCATCGAGTTTTGCCTGATTATGTCAGAGGTCCCCTTGCTTTCCTTTCAACAATGTCTAGGGGCACACGTACACAGTGGAATCCTATGTATATACGCGTACATGTCTCTTGTTCCCACTCCCTTAAAAATGAACACACCAAGCTATGCCACGGCGCTGATGCTGTGTAAgcgttttttaaatttcagagCAGTCTGAACAGGGAGCGGAGGCAAGAATAGTTCGCGCAGTCACCAATGCCTGTAATCATGGATAACTTGACGAACTTCGCTACTCCAACTTTGCGGGTGTATACTGTTAGACCTCGAAATATCTTCACTCCATTCGCCAGCTTTGCGTTTCGTATGGATTACTATATAACGCGGATCATTCACTTGTTAGTCTATCCGCTGGGCTGCGCGTTTAACTGGTTAACTATCATTTTGTTGCTTAAGTGTCGTAGATTTCAATCGGTTCGTAACACATTTCCTTATCTTATGACTCTCGCTGTTTCAGATCAACTCGTCGTATTGTTTGGTTTGTCCTGGTTTCCAGGTTGGATGAGAGACCTACTCGTCGATATTGGACTCATTCCGAGGGAATGCAATGGTTTCATGATTCATCTTCATCAACGAAACAAATGTCCACTACTTTACAATTTTTGGTACTATTTTTCCTATCTTCCACGAAGATGGATCCCTATCTGTTTACTAAAATCACTATTCTACAACCAGTCAATATCTATATCTAACTACATAGTTGTTGTAATTGCTATTGAAAGATTCGTTTCTATTCGTTTCCCTTTCTTTCACATGAGACATTTCACTGTCACCAAACGTAGAATAGCTGTATGTGTTGTGTTACTGGTttcatatataattaattGGTATGACACTATTAGATACAATGTCGTTATTGTCGTCAATAGACGAGGATATAACGAAACATTAGGTTTCATTATGTGCAGCACCACCCAATGGATGCGGATTACCCGTTCCCAGGAAGGAATGATTAAAACTGTTCAATTATTCTTTCAGAACATACTGCCATCATTCTTGATCGTCGTAGCATCAGTTTTAACTGCTGTATCACGTGCTGGGAAGTCGAGAGGCCTGATCGAAACGAGAACAGATCGTCATAAACCTTCAGCCAGTAAAACTCTTCTTGTTGTAGTAATTACGTATATGTTACTGGTTTTACCAAATTCGATGTGTACCTTAATGGCCAACTTCAACGAATTCATTATGGATACTCTCTGGCTCAATCGGGGTATACCACTTTTCTCGGTCCTATCTCGCACCAGCTATTACGTTCTCAGAAATTTCGCGTACGATTTAGGTCGATTTTTTAAAATACTTCGCGAATCCGTATATTGcatcaatttctttatatATTTGGGGACACTGGGCGTTTTCAGGAGACAATTCACCAAAATTTTCACGGGTAATTTTTGTAagaaaaaatcgaaatcaaaacCGAATGAATGAAGACGCGTTGAAGTGGAATACCCACAATTACGAAGAAATGAtaaagagagtagtgacgtttcaGCTATATTCTACCGaggattttcaaaactaagaaagCAGTGACATTTCAACTATATTCTAGggaaagattttcaaaactaagagagaaGTGACGTTTTTGACTTCATCAGTCATGGAGTTGGTCTATTACTGGCCAATGGGTATGGTATCACATATATCTGTTTGACCAATTCTATCGCTGTCAATCATCCACGTAAGTCTCGCTTGAAGTCCATTATGTGAGCTTACACGTAACGTGCTTAGCAATATAGAGAATGCGTGTcttaatcattattattaatattaacaTCTATCGCACTACTTTGATCGAATGATCCTTGAATTCTTTTGACAAGTTTATACGCGACTAATTCTTTAAGCAGATTGTATCGGCACATTACTGCGTGACGTTTTAACCTTGTGACTTATTGACTGAGCAATGCTTTTCGTAAAATGGCGGTGCTACGCGCGTTCGGTTGCCATTCCGTATTTCTTCTTGTATCCGTCGGCTATATTTTCTCTTATGACCTGACGATTTTGCACACGAATGATGTTCACGCCCGCTTCGAGACTTCGAACAAGTACGGCGGAGCGTGCGGGCGGGATGGCGACTGCTTCGGGGGCGTCGCCAGACGGATGACGAAAATTCGAGAAATACGAAATAACTACACGAACACGTTGCTACTAGATGCCGGTGATCAGTACCAGGGAACTTTATGGTTTTACATCTACAAAGGCCAGGCGGCTGCTTTGTTCATGAATCTTTTAGGTTACGATGCTATGGTAAGTCTAATGCGGGTGAAAACGAAATGATGATAGTGATGTTTGGTGTTTAATTTGGTAGCATTATGCGCTTATCCAGATGTAGAGTGTCCTAGTAAGTGGAAAAATATGGTCGAAAAAAATTATTGGAGGGATTCCATTCATTGTATGTACGTAcagtatatattgtatatattgatatacTAAGGATACAACAAAAATCTCTAGCTGTGCTGTACATATACGTATAAACTGGTGGTTCTGATTCCCTAAAGCTTTCTTTGATGTCGTAGGCTaacttatcaaatatttctttgaaatattctgtattgACTGCTGTAATGTTTTGGAATCGTGAATTAAACAGGAATTCATGTATTAAAGAGGTCAACGGATATCAATCACAACTGGTTTCGTATTCACCGCACCGACACGAAAGAAGACAAAAACGAATTTATTAATTTGTATCTGCTTCAGTAAAGCGTATTCCATTCGGCAGCCTAAATGTACAGTTTgaagttcattgaaaaaatatcgatCAATCCGGCCATAACTGTggtattatttttgtttcaaaaaatttcagGCGTTCGGTAACCACGAATTTGACAACGGCGTCGACGGATTGTCGCCTCTCCTCGATAATGCCACATTCGCGCTGCTTAGTTGCAACATCGACGCCACTAATGTGCCGAAAATGGCCGCTAAGCTCCACAAGTCGAAAGTATTCACAGTTGGCGGAGAAAGGATCGGCATCATCGGATATACGACCAGAGATACGCCAGATATATCAAATCCAGGTAGTGAGCAATTTTAGCCAattttatcaacttttttatAAGTATATTgacgaaaaagaaaatgactAGACCAACTATTTCTTTGCTGCAAacggttttttattttcactgcaCCTTATTACGAAGAAAATACTTCTTTGAAtcgtaaatgatttttttctaacttcagGAGACCTGAAATTTACCGATGAGGTTCAGGCTATACAACTCGAGGTCGATGCATTAATTCGGCAAGGCATCAACAAGATCATCGCTCTCGGACATTCCGGTTTCGATGTTGACTTGAACATTGCCAAATCGGTTGTAGGACTCGATATCGTGGTCGGAGGTCACACCAATACGTTCCTCTATAACGGTAAGCCTTTTGCCTAAGGGAAGACAACTTGCTCACTTAATATTTTGAGgatataatgtttatttccattcattaaaaaaacaattgtgCCAAGTGCTCTTTAAGGTTTCcttatgagaaaaaaaattattcgtCCACTGATCATGTTTATTCAAAAAACGCCGTTTTGATGACATAGTGCTAGGTTGTAGGCCTGCCTTCACTCACTATTTGGAGTCGGTTTGTATCATTCAAAAATGGTCATTTGTTACCGAGAACACTGTAGAATTCGCTATCAAGCCGATTAAGCTGTAAAATTATGTTTCAGGCAAACAACCTTCAAACGATATACCCGTTGGCACCTATCCACAAATTGTCGTCCAAAGCAATGGAAACAAAGTTCTCGTCGTCCAAGATTACGCGTTTGGTAAATATCTAGGACTTCTGCACCTCACTTTCGATGCTACTGGAACCGTCACCAGCTGGTCGGGGAATCCTGTACTTCTGGACAGCACCATTCCGGAAGGTAAGTACAGGACCATTCGAACATTACTGGGTTTActgttgaaaataaatgcaGTTTTTAAAGTAAATTGTTacaaattttcattgatattcgACCCGCACATTGTCAACTTTGCTGCCATGTAAAGATACGTCACTATTTTCAACAGCGTAGATAGAGAATGCCACGGTAATCAGGACTTTTCCGATAGGCAAAATACGaaacgaaaaaaagaaatttttaacGGTCACTTTATCTATTGACCTTATGATTTTTTAATTGTTCAGATCCGATAGTTCTGAATAGGACGAACATTTGGAAAGAAAACTTGATGAAACATCGCAATACAACTGTCGGGCGCACGCATGTTTTTCTCGACGGGGCGAAGCACAGTTGCAGGCTCGCTGAATGCAACATGggtagatgaaatatgatcaTATTGATTATAGTACCAAAGCTTACACACTTATTCTGCATGTACTGCATGTCGCATGTATTCTCGAGACGAAATGCCCGGCTGAATGAACCACATCGATATTTGTGTGTGTTTCACTTGCAGGTAATCTGATAAGTGATGGTTTAGTAATGCAGAATCTACGCCATCCGGACGGAAGTCAATGGACTAATGTCTCTATAGCGCTTGTAAATAGTGGATCGATCAGAAACTCGCTAACCGAAGGTAATAGACAGATATTGTATCATCCATTGCTCATAGTCTTGTTTCTTCTAAAATGTCCATTGTCTTTTTGATACGCTCTTGCGTTCCTCGGCTAACTCCGATaacctaaatccgccccaATATGACCTACGCGAACAATAGGTGATGCCTCAACTTCAGCCTCAACCGGCTTATGGCCCAACACCTGCTCGTTGATGGAACTGTCATGCTTCGACCTTTttggctttttaaaaactttttcttAAAAGACCGTGCGCGCTTAAACGGTATGGATGAGAGCCTTGAAGCCATCAAGATTCTCAGCTGCAGTTACTAACTCCGGCAGGTCATTCCAATTTCTGATAGTTCTCTGGTACGTCCGTGCTTCACACCATGCGAACATCGCCTGGTATAAGAAAGGGTATTCATAACCTGCGTACCGGCTCTGCGTCGATACtataaaagatgttttttctttttttcaacttgtatCACAATATTTGTGGTGCTGCTTCAGGATATATAACATTGGAAGACGTCGTAGCCACGCAACCGTTTAGAAACGGAATTGACATCGTTGAATTGGAAGGGCGCCATCTATTGTCGGTATTGGAGCATTCGGTCAGTAACTACAACACCGTGGCACCAAACGGAGGCTTCATGCAAATGTCAGGTAAACATGTACCGATCAGGATTCgcgtgggttcgagtcccgatttTCGCAAGTCGTTCGcatgtttttctttattttcacagGGCTCATCGTTCATTATGATCTGAGCAAACCGGTCGGTCAACGAGTTGTGAAAGTCGACGTGCGATGCTCCGCTTGTCGAGTACCAGAGTTCGAGCCGTTGCAGGTTTCCAGGGTTTACGGAGTACTGATACCCGGTTTTATCATCAAGGGCGGTGACGGCTATACGATGATTGAAAAGATCATGCACAGACATCATATAAACGGTAACGTCTTTTTCCCGCCGAAGATGACTTCGAGTTTCCTACGTGTGAAAATTGTGGAAATAATCTAGAGCCAATATTTAGACGGGTCTCAACTTAAAGTAAAGAAAAGAGCttcgactggtcttaagttactTACGTACTAGATCGGCCATAGAACTAATGATCTAATGAGCGAAAAGACTAATTGTAAGGTTAAGATTGAAGAAATGGgttaacaaaatataaaacttactgctcataaaatttgaatggCACAAGTGCTCAAATACAGTAATTCATAGATATTTTTATAGGTGACCTTGATAGCGACGTTCTGGCCGAGTACATAAAGAAAAGAAGTCCGATAATACAAGGATTGGAGGGACGAATCGTATTTATAACTGAAGAAGACAAACGGAAACGTGTGACATGCGCGGCATCAACTCGTAAACCCACCACGTGTATATCTGCAGTATTGACTTTACTATTGCTAATTTTCCTACGTATGTAAATCGAGTAGACTTTGTCTTTTAGATGTTTCTTTTCCAACATGGAGTCAAATCATCAAGATTACGTGTATCTGAAAATTATGCTTGTTGTTTATAAATCTATTCATATCCACTTCATTTATATCTGTATCTCAGATGATTTATATACACGTAGTCTATTTCATAATAagtgtttatttttgtaaagTGCTCAGGTTAGGTTAACCGCTGTTTGAAATATGTTAAACTATGGGTAACTGACAGTCCATTACCCAGCTTCACAGCTACGAACAATTACTTTACATTTGCTCATTGATCTGATTCCTTTATTACGTATATGtgctttatatatatatatatatatatatatatatatatatatatatatatatatatatatatatatatatatatatatatatatatatatatatttgtataaattGCTTTTCgcattatttgaataaattagcATTTGAGGAAATGATCAGTCCTGGTTAGCTGCGTGGGTTAGAACCACCAAGGGAGTAAAGCAACGGGTATGAAGAATCGTAGGAGGTTGCGTGGAAGTTGAGGTGTCAAGAGTGCGTATTAGAAGTTTAGAGATCAGAGTATATAGAGTTTAGTGTAGGAATGCATTCCTTTCCATCTGTCATTAATAGACGCGAGTGTTGAAGGGACAATGCCAGTAAGGAGAGACCTGGGGAAGGACAATCTCGAAGAATAAAGACAATATTATGCATTTGCAAAAGGTTATAAAAGCCTGTATCATTTAGTTCTAGTCAAGAATATTTTGTAAGCCCAAATATAGCGGAACTCCTAAATCTGTGTAGGTGTTTAAATAGTTCACGTGTACCCCCAGACAAATTCAGGCAACGGAGGTGTAGGCAGAGTGCGTGAGGGGAGAGGAGACGTGTAGAGAGGATGAGATGTAGAGGGTCATGCAGGTTGATTAAACACAGCGCCACTGGTAGTAAGTGACCTCGTCCTGCGGACTGGTCGGTGCCGCTAACTCTGCAGCCGTTCTTAAAGCGGTATAGTAATAACACGTGTGGGTGGTTAAACTTGGGTTTGAGATGTTCACGAACGGATACGCGTCGAACGAAACGCATTGCGGCACTTTCAAACATCGGTCCGTGCACTccactgaaaaatatcaactaAACAATGTTATTCGTACATGTATCAATCTGCTTCCAGTACCCAGCCCTCGGACTGTATCAGTCTGCTGCTTGTGC
This sequence is a window from Tubulanus polymorphus chromosome 9, tnTubPoly1.2, whole genome shotgun sequence. Protein-coding genes within it:
- the LOC141910967 gene encoding 5'-nucleotidase-like; its protein translation is MTKIREIRNNYTNTLLLDAGDQYQGTLWFYIYKGQAAALFMNLLGYDAMAFGNHEFDNGVDGLSPLLDNATFALLSCNIDATNVPKMAAKLHKSKVFTVGGERIGIIGYTTRDTPDISNPGNLKFTDEVQAIQLEVDALIRQGINKIIALGHSGFDVDLNIAKSVVGLDIVVGGHTNTFLYNGKQPSNDIPVGTYPQIVVQSNGNKVLVVQDYAFGKYLGLLHLTFDATGTVTSWSGNPVLLDSTIPEDPIVLNRTNIWKENLMKHRNTTVGRTHVFLDGAKHSCRLAECNMGNLISDGLVMQNLRHPDGSQWTNVSIALVNSGSIRNSLTEGYITLEDVVATQPFRNGIDIVELEGRHLLSVLEHSVSNYNTVAPNGGFMQMSGLIVHYDLSKPVGQRVVKVDVRCSACRVPEFEPLQVSRVYGVLIPGFIIKGGDGYTMIEKIMHRHHINGDLDSDVLAEYIKKRSPIIQGLEGRIVFITEEDKRKRVTCAASTRKPTTCISAVLTLLLLIFLRM
- the LOC141910596 gene encoding uncharacterized protein LOC141910596; its protein translation is MYVAFVEGNCSAGTSLAWEGPMQVGRRNDYTSYTGVESKTTQNGLLECTDRCLKVPQCVSFDAYPFVNISNPSLTTHTCYYYTALRTAAELAAPTSPQDEVTYYQWRCV